A stretch of the Fusobacterium varium genome encodes the following:
- a CDS encoding ABC transporter, with protein MKKGYTILIIVFLFIIGNISFGKEKFSIHQGEEDLQLSYFPKAVVTDSAIISRFLAALDIDLVGVASSTTKIPEKYNDVPRIGRSGIPDLERVKALKTDLVISTIYSKPALKPKYDNLNIPSFYMKVDTYDESMKAIEILGKAFHKDKEAKIILDDVKRREEILTEKLKGKEKKRIAILYGNGESFFMTGKNHFLQGLMDKIGCENIVTSIDNSALLKRSVPFSMEQLIKANPDVILRLPTSQTKNGEGFEEIFSSNPVWKLTKAYKNNKILDIDPTLFRMSAGVNSIDALEELYRYVYE; from the coding sequence ATGAAAAAAGGATATACTATTTTAATAATTGTATTCTTGTTTATAATAGGGAATATATCGTTTGGAAAAGAAAAATTTTCTATACATCAAGGAGAAGAAGATTTACAGCTGAGTTATTTTCCAAAAGCTGTTGTTACTGACTCAGCTATAATATCAAGATTTTTAGCAGCATTGGATATTGATTTAGTAGGAGTGGCAAGCTCTACAACAAAGATACCTGAAAAATATAATGATGTTCCCAGAATAGGAAGATCTGGAATACCAGATTTAGAACGGGTGAAAGCTTTAAAAACTGATTTGGTAATATCAACAATTTATTCTAAACCGGCATTAAAACCTAAGTATGATAATCTTAATATACCAAGTTTTTATATGAAAGTAGATACATATGATGAATCTATGAAAGCTATAGAAATATTAGGAAAAGCTTTTCATAAAGACAAAGAAGCAAAAATTATACTTGATGATGTAAAAAGAAGAGAAGAAATACTTACTGAAAAATTAAAGGGAAAAGAGAAGAAAAGGATAGCTATACTTTATGGGAATGGGGAAAGTTTTTTTATGACTGGAAAAAACCATTTTCTGCAGGGACTTATGGATAAAATAGGTTGTGAAAATATAGTAACTTCTATTGATAACAGTGCACTATTAAAAAGATCAGTGCCATTTAGTATGGAGCAGTTAATTAAAGCTAATCCAGATGTTATATTAAGACTTCCTACAAGCCAGACTAAAAATGGAGAGGGATTTGAAGAAATATTTTCAAGCAATCCTGTGTGGAAACTTACAAAAGCATATAAAAATAATAAAATACTGGATATCGACCCTACATTGTTCAGAATGAGTGCTGGGGTAAACTCGATAGACGCATTGGAGGAGTTATACAGATATGTTTATGAATAA
- a CDS encoding anaerobic cobalt chelatase gives MGKMRNLLAGALLLAAGTAALANSEGGYVENDFFKGMKKGDKAAVLMVHFGTTYDDTRALTIDSINQKAKNEFKNADVKEAFTSRIVMRRLKAKGIEKQNPSEVIKDLKAKGYTHLLVQGTHIMNGVESNNLAEELKGYEKDFKDIRIGTPLLTTHEDYEAVAKAIAKKVGPLKANQGVVLVGHGTHHFGGSAYAMMDYVFTAEGMDTYAVGTVEGYPAFDNVVAKLKSKDVNDVILMPFMFVAGDHANNDIAEDWNNDLKGAGFTVSKIILEGLGQNPDIQNIYIDHAKFAAQHKPEDMQAKKVQYANEKD, from the coding sequence ATGGGAAAAATGAGAAATTTATTGGCAGGAGCTTTGCTTCTTGCAGCAGGAACTGCAGCATTGGCAAATTCAGAAGGAGGATATGTGGAGAATGATTTTTTCAAAGGAATGAAAAAAGGAGATAAGGCAGCTGTACTTATGGTTCACTTTGGAACTACTTATGACGATACTAGAGCTTTAACTATTGATTCTATTAACCAGAAAGCTAAAAATGAATTTAAAAATGCTGATGTAAAAGAAGCATTTACTTCAAGAATAGTTATGAGAAGATTAAAAGCAAAAGGAATAGAAAAACAAAATCCTTCAGAAGTTATTAAGGACTTAAAAGCAAAGGGATATACTCATTTATTAGTACAAGGTACTCATATTATGAATGGAGTTGAATCTAACAATCTTGCTGAAGAATTAAAAGGATATGAAAAAGACTTTAAAGATATAAGAATAGGGACTCCACTATTAACTACTCATGAAGACTATGAAGCTGTTGCTAAAGCTATAGCTAAAAAAGTAGGTCCTTTAAAAGCTAACCAAGGTGTAGTTTTAGTAGGGCATGGAACTCATCATTTTGGTGGTTCTGCTTATGCTATGATGGATTATGTATTTACTGCTGAAGGAATGGATACTTATGCAGTTGGTACAGTAGAAGGATATCCTGCATTTGATAATGTAGTTGCTAAATTAAAATCTAAAGATGTTAATGATGTTATCTTAATGCCATTTATGTTTGTTGCTGGAGATCATGCTAACAATGATATAGCTGAAGATTGGAATAACGATCTTAAAGGAGCTGGATTCACAGTTTCTAAAATTATATTAGAAGGTTTGGGACAAAATCCAGATATTCAAAATATCTATATAGATCATGCTAAATTTGCTGCTCAACATAAACCTGAAGATATGCAGGCTAAAAAAGTTCAATATGCAAATGAAAAAGATTAG